From a single Endozoicomonas euniceicola genomic region:
- a CDS encoding C2H2-type zinc finger protein yields MSGFRCSVCGRNCSTRQRLTIHMRTHTGEKPFRCDVCRRDFANASNLTTHMLTHTGEKPYSCDVCEKGFSKTSDLTRHMRTHTGEKPYGCDVCKKAFNHKGNLRRHTLTHTGQKFRCPTCGAGYTGQYELKKHITRHHSAPNTPDITVSTHASAGVVTTTHSFNSGPGSSATTSVSYISPHDKERPPVQVVTSLTKSTETIMVKQLDGKFIATTQPRAETDPP; encoded by the coding sequence ATGTCAGGTTTTAGATGTTCAGTATGTGGCAGGAACTGTTCGACCCGCCAGAGACTCACCATACACATGCGAACCCATACAGGCGAAAAGCCATTTAGATGTGATGTCTGTAGAAGAGATTTTGCCAATGCGTCTAATTTAACCACACACATGCTAACCCATACAGGCGAAAAGCCATATAGCTGTGATGTCTGTGAAAAAGGTTTTTCCAAGACGTCTGATTTAACCAGGCACATGCGAACCCATACAGGCGAAAAGCCATATGGCTGTGATGTCTGTAAAAAAGCATTTAATCATAAGGGCAATCTCAGAAGACACACGCTAACCCATACAGGACAAAAGTTTCGTTGCCCAACCTGTGGAGCTGGTTATACAGGACAATATGAACTCAAGAAACACATAACACGGCATCACTCAGCCCCGAATACGCCTGATATAACCGTATCCACTCACGCGTCCGCCGGAGTAGTCACAACAACACACTCTTTTAACTCTGGCCCGGGCTCCTCCGCAACAACCAGCGTAAGCTATATCAGCCCACATGATAAAGAAAGGCCACCGGTTCAAGTGGTTACTAGTTTAACTAAGTCAACAGAGACAATCATGGTCAAACAATTGGATGGAAAATTTATTGCAACTACTCAGCCCCGGGCAGAGACTGATCCCCCGTAA
- a CDS encoding C2H2-type zinc finger protein: MPGIKCKECGKECRSRAILINHLRTHTGEKPFRCNVCEKRFAEQSGLTRHMRTHTTGEKPFRCDVCEKGFAEQSGLTRHMRTHTGEKPYSCDVCEKGFAEQSGLTRHMRTHTGEKPYSCDVCKKAFNHRGNLSRHTLTHTGQEFRCPDCGAVYTQQYRLKQHMEQRHSAPNTPDITVSTHASAGVITTTHSFNSGPDSSTITSVSYIGPLLDEERPPVQVVTSLTRSTETIMVKQLDGKVIVTTEPRAETDPRNSSSQ; this comes from the coding sequence ATGCCAGGTATTAAATGTAAAGAATGTGGCAAGGAGTGTCGGAGCCGCGCGATACTCATCAACCACTTGCGAACCCATACAGGCGAAAAGCCATTTAGATGTAATGTCTGTGAAAAACGTTTTGCCGAGCAGTCTGGTTTAACCAGACACATGCGAACCCATACAACAGGCGAAAAGCCATTTAGATGTGATGTCTGTGAAAAAGGTTTTGCCGAGCAGTCTGGTTTAACCAGACACATGCGAACCCATACAGGCGAAAAGCCATATAGCTGTGATGTCTGTGAAAAAGGTTTTGCCGAGCAGTCTGGTTTAACCAGACACATGCGAACCCATACAGGCGAAAAGCCATATAGCTGTGATGTCTGTAAAAAAGCATTTAATCATAGGGGCAATCTCAGTAGACACACGCTAACCCATACAGGACAAGAGTTTCGTTGCCCAGACTGTGGAGCTGTTTATACACAACAATATAGACTCAAACAGCACATGGAACAGCGTCACTCAGCCCCGAATACGCCTGATATAACCGTATCCACTCACGCGTCCGCCGGAGTAATCACAACAACACACTCTTTTAACTCTGGCCCGGACTCCTCCACAATAACCAGCGTAAGCTATATTGGGCCACTTCTTGATGAAGAAAGGCCGCCGGTTCAAGTAGTTACTAGTTTAACTAGGTCAACAGAGACAATCATGGTCAAACAATTGGATGGAAAAGTTATTGTAACTACTGAGCCCCGGGCAGAGACTGATCCCCGTAATTCTTCATCGCAATAA
- a CDS encoding C2H2-type zinc finger protein, translated as MPSYKCSVCDRNCTTRHGLILHMRTHTDDKPYRCDVCEKNFSRSSHLTRHMRTHTGEKPYRCDDCEKDFARQSTLTQHMRTHTGLKPYSCDVCKKAFNHKGNLSRHTLTHTGQEFRCPDCGAVYARPNELKKHITRHHSAPNTPDITVSTHASPGVVTTTHSFNSCPGSSETTSVSYISSHDKERPPVQVVTHLTESTETIMVKQLDGKFIATTQPRAETGE; from the coding sequence ATGCCAAGTTATAAATGTTCAGTATGTGACAGGAACTGTACGACCCGCCATGGACTCATCCTACACATGCGAACCCATACAGACGACAAGCCATATCGCTGTGATGTCTGTGAAAAAAATTTTTCCCGGTCGTCTCATTTAACCAGGCACATGCGAACCCATACAGGCGAAAAGCCATATCGCTGTGATGACTGTGAAAAAGATTTTGCCCGGCAGTCTACTTTAACCCAGCACATGCGAACCCATACAGGCTTAAAGCCATATAGCTGTGATGTCTGTAAAAAAGCATTTAATCATAAGGGCAATCTCAGTAGACACACGCTAACCCATACAGGACAAGAGTTTCGTTGCCCAGACTGTGGAGCTGTTTATGCACGACCAAATGAACTCAAGAAACACATAACACGACATCACTCAGCCCCGAATACGCCTGATATAACCGTATCCACTCACGCATCCCCCGGAGTAGTCACAACAACGCACTCTTTTAACTCTTGCCCGGGCTCCTCCGAAACAACCAGCGTAAGCTATATCAGCTCACATGATAAAGAAAGGCCACCGGTTCAAGTGGTTACTCATTTAACTGAGTCAACAGAGACAATCATGGTCAAACAATTGGATGGAAAATTTATTGCAACTACTCAGCCCCGGGCAGAGACTGGTGAGTAG
- a CDS encoding C2H2-type zinc finger protein: MPNFRCSECGRNCSNHQGLTKHMRTHTGEKPYSCDVCGKSFVEQSSLSRHKRTHTGVKPYSCDVCGKSFADSSNLARHVQSHADVRPHVCETCEKAFKRKGALSQHARTHTRQKFRCPACGAGYAGQYELKKHITRHHSAPNTPDITVSTHASAGVTTTTHSFNSGPGSSETTSVSYIRSPDKERPPVQVVTNLTKSTETIMVKQLDGKFIATTQPRAETDPRNSSSQ, encoded by the coding sequence ATGCCAAATTTTAGATGTTCAGAATGTGGCAGGAACTGTTCGAACCACCAGGGACTCACCAAACACATGCGAACCCATACAGGCGAAAAGCCATATAGCTGTGATGTCTGTGGAAAAAGTTTTGTCGAGCAGTCTAGTTTAAGCAGGCACAAGCGAACCCATACAGGCGTAAAGCCATATAGCTGTGATGTCTGTGGAAAAAGTTTTGCCGATTCGTCTAATTTAGCCAGACACGTGCAAAGCCATGCAGACGTGAGGCCACATGTTTGTGAAACCTGTGAAAAAGCATTTAAACGGAAGGGGGCTCTCAGTCAACACGCGCGAACCCACACAAGACAAAAGTTTCGTTGCCCAGCCTGTGGAGCTGGTTATGCAGGACAATATGAACTCAAGAAACACATAACACGACATCACTCAGCCCCGAATACGCCTGATATAACCGTATCCACTCATGCGTCCGCCGGAGTAACCACAACAACACACTCTTTTAACTCTGGCCCGGGCTCCTCCGAAACAACCAGCGTAAGCTATATCAGGTCACCTGATAAAGAAAGGCCACCGGTTCAAGTGGTTACTAATTTAACTAAGTCAACAGAGACAATCATGGTCAAACAATTGGATGGAAAATTTATTGCAACTACTCAGCCCCGGGCAGAGACTGACCCCCGTAATTCTTCATCGCAATAA
- the thrC gene encoding threonine synthase gives MKYITTRSSYGQSKAETKGFQDVLLTGLASDGGLYIPAELPQFSKEAIRQLRGLPYNELAFTIIKPFAGGEIDDTTLKQLIDDSYSTTTGFEQSSFSHRAVAPLHQIGSNEWIMELFHGPTLAFKDFALQLLGRLLNHVLTERGEKAIVLGATSGDTGSAAIEGCRHSDALDIFILHPYQRVSEVQRRQMTSVLADNVNNIAIKGNFDDCQAMVKQSFADQSFLPDNTRLVAVNSINWARIMAQVVYYFHAALLLGAPDREVAFSVPTGNFGDIFAGYIARGMGLPVGKLVVATNQNDILHRFFKDNDYRKQPLEHSLSPSMDIMVSSNFERLLLDMLGRDGNRLAQLMETFQSTGKLQVPEANWLEIKNLFESCRTDDADTCSTIAQLHRETGYLADPHTAIGVRALQELNLDPRMPKVVLATAHPVKFPDAVEKAGLQSPSLPPHMSDLLQREERYSVLENDLPELQAFIRQQTRHA, from the coding sequence ATGAAATATATTACAACCCGATCCAGCTATGGTCAGTCAAAAGCTGAGACAAAAGGCTTTCAGGACGTACTGCTGACTGGACTGGCCAGCGATGGAGGGCTTTATATACCCGCTGAACTGCCGCAGTTCTCAAAAGAAGCCATCCGACAACTAAGAGGACTGCCCTATAACGAGCTGGCATTCACGATCATCAAGCCTTTTGCAGGCGGCGAAATTGACGACACTACACTGAAACAGCTGATTGACGACAGTTATAGTACAACAACGGGTTTTGAACAGAGCAGCTTCAGCCATCGTGCAGTTGCGCCCCTGCACCAGATTGGTAGCAACGAATGGATTATGGAGCTGTTCCACGGCCCGACCCTGGCATTTAAGGACTTTGCCCTGCAACTGCTTGGACGACTGCTCAACCATGTGCTGACAGAACGTGGCGAAAAAGCCATTGTGCTGGGTGCCACCTCCGGTGACACCGGTTCGGCGGCCATAGAAGGCTGCCGTCATAGTGATGCCCTGGATATTTTTATCCTGCACCCTTACCAGCGGGTTTCAGAAGTCCAGCGTCGCCAGATGACCAGCGTACTGGCTGACAATGTTAACAATATTGCGATCAAAGGTAATTTTGATGACTGTCAGGCCATGGTGAAGCAATCCTTTGCCGACCAGTCATTCCTGCCAGACAATACACGACTGGTAGCCGTTAACTCCATTAACTGGGCGCGCATCATGGCGCAGGTGGTGTATTACTTCCATGCCGCACTGCTGCTGGGAGCCCCGGATCGCGAAGTCGCCTTCTCGGTTCCCACCGGCAACTTTGGCGATATCTTTGCCGGTTACATTGCCCGGGGCATGGGTCTTCCGGTTGGCAAGCTGGTTGTCGCTACCAATCAGAACGATATTCTGCATCGCTTCTTCAAGGATAACGATTACCGCAAGCAGCCACTGGAACACTCTCTGTCACCGAGTATGGACATCATGGTGTCCAGCAATTTTGAGCGACTACTGCTTGATATGCTGGGACGAGATGGAAACCGGCTGGCACAACTCATGGAAACCTTCCAGAGTACCGGCAAGTTGCAGGTGCCAGAAGCAAACTGGCTGGAAATCAAAAACCTGTTTGAAAGCTGTCGTACTGACGATGCCGACACCTGCTCAACCATTGCACAGCTGCACAGGGAAACCGGCTATCTGGCTGATCCTCACACCGCCATCGGCGTACGGGCATTGCAGGAACTGAACCTTGACCCCCGGATGCCCAAGGTGGTTCTCGCGACAGCGCACCCGGTAAAATTCCCGGATGCTGTGGAAAAAGCAGGCCTGCAATCACCTTCTTTGCCTCCCCACATGAGCGACCTGTTACAGCGCGAAGAACGTTATAGCGTACTTGAAAACGATCTGCCAGAACTACAGGCTTTCATCAGGCAGCAAACCCGTCACGCATAG